TTTAAATTTTGCATCTTTGCTATACATAATTATTTCGACATAACTTAGCTTATTCCTGCTTAAATTTATTGCTTTAATTTTCAATTTTTGTTAATCAAAAAAAACCATGATTAGTCATGGTTTTCAAATTAATGTTTTACGATTTCTTTGGCATCTTCTAATATTTCATCAAGTTCTTCCATACTTATTTCTAAATCACGTTTTCTAAATAATTCTCTTATATTTTCATCATATTTTTCAGCATAATTCATAAATGCTTCTTCCATTTTTTTCATAATATCCACGAGAAAACACTCCTTTAAGTCAAGTAAGATTTTTAATGATAAATCTAAAACTTTTAATATTAATATTTACATTGATAAAGCATAATATACAAAATAATCTCAAAATAATATGCCACATATAAAAACTGCAGCAAAAAAACCAGCTACATCAGCTATTATACCTACAATTACAGCATACCTGTATTTTTTTATGCCTACTGCTCCAAAATATACAGCAATAATATAAAACGTAGTTTCTGTACTACCTTGAATTGTAGATGCTAATTTACCAATATATGAATCTGGTCCATAATCTTTTATAATTTGAGCAGTATAAGAAAGGGAACCACTTCCAGATAAAGGTCTTAAAAACAATAAGGGAACTACCTCTTCTGGAACATTTAACCACGAAATAATTGGATTAAATAATTTAACTAATAACTCCATTGCTCCTGAAGCCCGAAAAAGATTTATTGCTAGTATCATTGCTAAAAGATATGGAAATATATTAACACAGGTTTTCAAACCTTCACTGGCTCCTTCAGTAAAAACATTATATACTTCTACTTTCTTAATAATAGCATAAGAGAGAAATAAAGCTATAATTATAGGAACACTCCAAGAGGATATAATGCTGATATAATTTATCATAGACGTCACTCTACTTTCATAGTTAATTTAACGCTCTAAAAAACCTATCACAAATTAAGGCAGTTATGGTAGATATCGTTGTGGCAAAAATTGTACTTAAAACAATTATAGCAGGATAATTCGAACCACTTGCAGCTCTGATACTAATTATCATAGCAGGAATCAAAGTAATGCTTGATGTATTTAATGCCAATAATGTGCACATAGCTAGACTAGCTTTATCAGAATCCTTATTTAATTTCTGTAATTCTTGCATAGCATTAATTCCAAGGGGAGTAGCTGAATTACCTAAACCCATAATATTTGCAGTTAAATTGAGAACAATAGCCCCAGCAGCTGGATGTTCATCTGGCACTTCCGGAAAAATAATTTTTATAATAGGTTTTAACAGTCTCGCTATTTTATTTACTAAAGAAGATTTTTTAGCTATATTCATTAATCCTAACCAAAGAGCCATAGGACCAAGTAATTTAATTGTTAATTCCACACTATAAATAACTGAATCAAATATAACTGAAGATATTTCACCCAAGTTTCCATTTATTGATGCTATAACAAATGAAATCATGATTATAAAAAACCAAATTATATTAATCATGCTTATTATTCCCTCCAAAAGTTTTTAAAAAAATTCAGAGCATTATCATGATATATTTTTTTTATTTCATTATTACTATAATTTTTTTCTCTTAAAAGATACTCTAAATTACTAATTTTACTAATATCTTCTAAACCAGACGGTGTTTTTTCAATACCATCATAATCTGTTCCTAAAGCTATATATTCCACACCAATAATTTCTTTTATATAATCTATATGTTCAACTACTGTATTTATATCTACTTTGTTATTTTTATTCAAAAAGGGAGGGTAAAAATTTATAGCAATTAATCCTTTAGATTTCTTAATGGCTATAATTTGTTTATCATCTAAATTTCGTTGATGATTACATAAACTGCTAACATTAGAATGAGAGGCTAAAAGTGGTATTTTATAATTATTAAAAATTTCCCAGAAATTATATCTTGAAAGATGAGAAATATCTAATATCATTTTCATATTAATCATCTCATCTAGAACCTCTTTCCCTAAGGAAGAAATTTTTTTGCTATTCTTAATTACACTAACACCATCCGCAAGTTGATTTCTACAATTCCAGGTTAAAGATAACATCCTTATGCCAAGTTTATATAAAACTCTTAATATAGATAAATTAAAAATACTAGCTCCACCTTCAATAGC
This genomic interval from Halanaerobiaceae bacterium ANBcell28 contains the following:
- a CDS encoding spore maturation protein, whose amino-acid sequence is MINYISIISSWSVPIIIALFLSYAIIKKVEVYNVFTEGASEGLKTCVNIFPYLLAMILAINLFRASGAMELLVKLFNPIISWLNVPEEVVPLLFLRPLSGSGSLSYTAQIIKDYGPDSYIGKLASTIQGSTETTFYIIAVYFGAVGIKKYRYAVIVGIIADVAGFFAAVFICGILF
- a CDS encoding nucleoside recognition domain-containing protein → MINIIWFFIIMISFVIASINGNLGEISSVIFDSVIYSVELTIKLLGPMALWLGLMNIAKKSSLVNKIARLLKPIIKIIFPEVPDEHPAAGAIVLNLTANIMGLGNSATPLGINAMQELQKLNKDSDKASLAMCTLLALNTSSITLIPAMIISIRAASGSNYPAIIVLSTIFATTISTITALICDRFFRALN
- a CDS encoding dipeptidase, whose product is MIRILSIVTHLDTLLNYLKPSFYKFEKENKNFHVDLVKMKKANVKIAVFAIFVNPQLPAFDIINRTIELIDLFYSHIEKHSDILLIKDYQDINKVYSQNKIGIILAIEGGASIFNLSILRVLYKLGIRMLSLTWNCRNQLADGVSVIKNSKKISSLGKEVLDEMINMKMILDISHLSRYNFWEIFNNYKIPLLASHSNVSSLCNHQRNLDDKQIIAIKKSKGLIAINFYPPFLNKNNKVDINTVVEHIDYIKEIIGVEYIALGTDYDGIEKTPSGLEDISKISNLEYLLREKNYSNNEIKKIYHDNALNFFKNFWRE